The Calypte anna isolate BGI_N300 chromosome 2, bCalAnn1_v1.p, whole genome shotgun sequence genome includes a window with the following:
- the SKIDA1 gene encoding SKI/DACH domain-containing protein 1: MGDLKSGFEEVDGVRLGYLIIKGKQMFALSQVFTDLLKNIPRTTVHKRMDHLKVKKHHCDLEELRKLKAINSIAFHAAKCTLISREDVEALYTSCKTERVLKTKRRKISRALSTADLRPDLAPTDPFSGFWKENKLWLGLNDSPRPLLPVRRKALRPGDTALLPASHLPHIFSKYTGHSYPEIIRAPCKSPVNYETAAGSCAPLRVRRPPAAAARLPAAGSPPPPARCRRRRHHGAAAAAAALGPPGGARRPLAPPRPCRPRGAPRLPLPLPRGFGPPPPAFPESGSSDSESSCCSGRAAHDSDCGSSLSSSSEGSSEEEDEEEDDEEGSGASDSSEGSSEEEEEEEEEEEEEEEEEDSTSDSDSSSVSSQVSVQSIRFRRTSFCSPPGVVHANFLYYLAAAAAPRPPAPAPAEPGGLPALRGSPSGVKPELPEEWGRPGWAPAAQALRCSGGLGSCFAEIREDRVSEITFPHSEFSNNAKSTDLTINCVAKGASSPSPKTNNAFPQQRILREARKCLQATTTHRADNNTIASRFLNNDSSSAAANSEKDSKIPHCIEFATDLPSLQTDPEEDAASPGAAEAAELQCTDTGNKALPLLQSIKIKIEDSSTNDEYEPDLTTHKLKCECNDTKDEFYSVTESNNQDALLTAKEDSACTEKDTTSLNPLTQSQVLSCTLGTPKPEDGEYKFGARVRKNYRTLVLGKRPVLQTPPVKPNLKSARSPRPTGKIETHEGTLDDFTVNNRRKRVASNVASAVKRPFNLMANFPCPPSLIIGNDGDLLPAYSLNTTKDSQPPQKAHPVWKWQLGGSAIPLPPSHKFRKFN, translated from the coding sequence ATGGGAGACCTGAAGTCGGGTTTTGAAGAGGTGGATGGCGTGAGGCTCGGCTACCTCATCattaaaggaaagcaaatgtttgCACTCTCTCAGGTTTTTACAGACCTGCTCAAAAACATCCCGCGAACTACCGTGCACAAGCGAATGGatcatttaaaagtaaaaaagcacCACTGCGACCTGGAGGAGTTGAGGAAACTCAAAGCCATCAACTCCATCGCTTTCCACGCTGCCAAATGCACCCTGATCTCCAGAGAGGACGTGGAAGCTCTTTACACATCCTGCAAAACCGAACGGGTCCTTAAGACGAAACGGAGGAAAATAAGCCGGGCGCTGTCAACCGCCGACCTCCGGCCGGACCTCGCACCCACCGACCCCTTTTCAGGCTTCTGGAAGGAGAACAAACTTTGGCTGGGTTTGAATGACTCTCCCCGGCCCCTGCTGCCCGTCAGGAGGAAAGCCTTGCGTCCGGGGGACACAGCCTTGCTACCGGCCTCTCATCTACCTCACATTTTTAGTAAATACACTGGCCACAGCTACCCAGAAATCATTCGGGCGCCTTGCAAATCCCCCGTAAACTATGAAACGGCGGCGGGCAGCTGCGCGCCCCTCCGCGtccgccgcccgcccgccgccgcggCGCGGCTCCCGGCCGCCGGATCCCCGCCCCCGCCcgcccgctgccgccgccgccgccaccacggggcggccgccgccgccgcagcGCTGGGCCCTCCCGGCGGCGCCCGGCGGCCCCTGGCCCCTCCGCGGCCCTGCCGGCCCCGCGGAGCTCCACGGCTGCCTTTGCCGCTGCCCCGTGGCTTCGGGCCTCCGCCTCCCGCCTTCCCCGAGAGCGGCAGCAGCGACTCGGAGTCCAGCTGCTGCTCCGGCCGCGCCGCCCACGACTCGGACTGCggctccagcctctccagctcCAGCGAGGGCAGCTCGGAGGAGGAGGACGAGGAGGAAGATGACGAAGAGGGCAGCGGCGCCTCGGACTCCAGCGAGggcagctctgaggaggaggaggaggaggaggaagaggaggaggaagaggaggaggaggaggacagcaCCTCGGACTCCGACTCCAGCTCGGTCTCCAGCCAGGTCTCCGTGCAAAGCATCCGTTTCAGGCGCACCAGCTTCTGCAGTCCGCCCGGCGTGGTCCACGCCAACTTCTTGTACTATCTGGCGGCCGCGGCCGCGCCCCGGCCCCCGGCCCCAGCCCCGGCGGAGCCCGGCGGGCTGCCCGCCCTCCGGGGCTCTCCTAGCGGAGTCAAGCCGGAGCTGCCGGAGGAATGGGGCCGACCCGGCTGGGCTCCCGCCGCCCAGGCGCTGCGCTGCTCCGGCGGCCTGGGGAGCTGCTTCGCGGAGATAAGAGAAGATAGGGTATCCGAGATCACATTCCCACACTCTGAATTTTCCAATAATGCCAAGAGTACTGACCTAACAATTAACTGTGTTGCAAAGGGGGCCTCTTCACCTAGCCCAAAGACAAACAATGCATTTCCACAACAAAGAATACTCAGAGAGGCAAGGAAATGCCTTCAAGCAACTACTACACACCGTGCAGATAACAATACAATAGCTTCTAGGTTCTTAAATAATGATTCTTCATCAGCGGCAGCAAATTCAGAGAAAGATTCCAAAATCCCTCATTGTATTGAATTTGCCACGGATTTGCCCTCTTTACAAACTGATCCTGAGGAGGATGCTGCTTCTCCAggggcagcagaagcagctgagctCCAGTGCACTGATACAGGCAATAAAGCATTGCCACTCCTGCAAAgcattaaaatcaaaatagaGGACAGCAGTACGAACGACGAGTATGAGCCTGACCTTACAACACATAAGCTAAAGTGTGAGTGCAATGATACTAAGGATGAGTTTTACAGTGTGACTGAGAGTAATAACCAGGACGCTTTATTAACAGCCAAGGAAGATTCTGCATGCACTGAGAAAGATACCACTTCCTTAAACCCTCTGACTCAGAGTCAGGTCCTCTCATGCACTTTAGGTACTCCAAAACCTGAGGATGGGGAGTATAAATTTGGAGCAAGGGTGAGAAAAAATTACAGGACACTGGTTTTGGGAAAGCGACCTGTACTGCAGACTCCTCCAGTCAAACCAAACTTGAAATCAGCTCGAAGTCCACGTCCTACAGGTAAAATCGAGACACATGAAGGAACACTGGATGATTTTACAGTTAACAATAGACGCAAAAGGGTAGCCAGCAATGTAGCATCAGCAGTGAAAAGGCCATTTAATTTAATGGCAAATTTTCCCTGTCCACCATCACTAATTATTGGCAATGATGGGGATTTGTTGCCAGCTTATTCCTTAAACACCACTAAGGATTCCCAACCACCTCAAAAGGCCCATCCTGTATGGAAATGGCAGCTGGGCGGTTCTGCAATACCTCTTCCACCTAGCCACAAATTCAggaaatttaattaa